Proteins encoded together in one Kitasatospora albolonga window:
- a CDS encoding epoxide hydrolase: protein MTPPITPFRVGVTDAQLDDLRARLAHTRWPERETVDDWSQGLPLAYAQELCAYWRDHYDWRATEARLNLIPQFRTEIDGLGIHFLHARSPHPQAVPLLLTHGWPGSVVEFLDLIRPLTEPDDPADAFHVVCPSLPGFGFSDRPAAHGWTAERTATAWHTLMERLGYGSYAAHGVDWGSFITTIMGEQDRGALLGIHVAMPFARPPQEQVELDERDLAGLARMKQFKEQEGGYSVIQTTRPQTLGYGLTDSPAGQLAWMTEKYWAWSDHDGDLEKAIPRDRLLDAVSVAWFAGTAASSARIYWESQNRMALGEVPVPAAVANYPKDGRMPRPWIEGRFTDLRSWAEYDRGGHFPALEDPERLVGDLRDFFRDLRP from the coding sequence ATGACGCCCCCCATCACCCCGTTCCGCGTCGGAGTGACGGACGCGCAGCTGGACGACCTCAGGGCCCGGCTCGCCCACACCCGCTGGCCGGAACGCGAAACGGTCGACGACTGGTCCCAGGGGCTGCCCCTGGCGTACGCCCAGGAGCTGTGCGCGTACTGGAGGGACCACTACGACTGGCGGGCCACCGAGGCCCGGCTCAACCTGATCCCCCAGTTCCGTACGGAGATCGACGGACTCGGCATCCACTTCCTGCACGCCAGGTCCCCGCACCCGCAGGCCGTGCCGCTGCTGCTCACCCACGGCTGGCCGGGCTCCGTGGTGGAGTTCCTCGACCTGATCCGCCCCCTCACCGAACCCGACGACCCGGCGGACGCCTTCCACGTGGTCTGCCCCTCGCTGCCCGGCTTCGGCTTCAGCGACCGGCCGGCCGCCCACGGCTGGACGGCGGAGCGGACTGCCACTGCCTGGCACACCCTCATGGAACGTCTGGGATACGGGAGTTACGCGGCGCACGGCGTCGACTGGGGCTCCTTCATCACCACGATCATGGGCGAGCAGGACCGGGGCGCGCTGCTCGGCATCCATGTCGCGATGCCCTTCGCCCGCCCGCCCCAGGAGCAGGTTGAACTCGACGAGCGCGATCTCGCGGGCCTGGCACGGATGAAGCAGTTCAAGGAGCAGGAGGGCGGCTACTCCGTCATCCAGACCACCCGCCCCCAGACCCTCGGCTACGGTCTGACCGACTCGCCCGCAGGCCAACTGGCCTGGATGACGGAGAAGTACTGGGCCTGGAGCGACCACGACGGCGATCTGGAGAAGGCGATCCCCCGGGACCGGCTCCTCGACGCGGTCAGCGTCGCCTGGTTCGCCGGGACCGCCGCCTCGTCCGCCCGGATCTACTGGGAGAGCCAGAACCGGATGGCGCTCGGCGAGGTCCCCGTACCGGCCGCCGTCGCCAACTACCCCAAGGACGGCCGGATGCCGCGCCCCTGGATCGAGGGGCGGTTCACCGATCTGCGCAGCTGGGCGGAGTACGACAGGGGCGGGCACTTCCCCGCGCTGGAGGACCCCGAACGGCTCGTCGGTGACCTGCGGGACTTCTTCCGGGACCTGCGCCCGTAG
- a CDS encoding daunorubicin resistance protein DrrC translates to MGESHTIRIVGAREHNLKDVSLEIPKNTLTVFTGVSGSGKSSLVFDTVAVEAQRQLNATYSWFVRNQLPKYERPHADVIENLSAPVVVDQKPVGGNSRSTVGTMTDIYSVIRALFARHGTPSSGLVSLYSFNDPKGMCPECEGLGKVQRIDPDRVVDRTRSLDEGAILVPWYRVGSPEWQLYATSGRLDPAKTLADYTPEEWHTLLHGSGGPKVKLTTKNSSLDVNYEGLVDRVTRLNLKRDVSTMSEKNREAISAFITEQRCPACDGARLGPAALATRIDGLSIADWCRMEIGDLIGVISRIDDPVAAPIAAAARAALERVAEIGLGYLSLDRATPTLSGGEGQRLKLVRHLGSTLTGMTYLFDEPSTGLHPRDVGRLGDLLRALRDQGNTVLVVEHDPDVIAMADHIVDVGPRAGVHGGEIVFQGSYEELRTADTLTGRGLRAAAQPRTRFREPRGKLAVENATVHNLKNVSVTVPTGVLTVVTGVAGSGKSSLISEAFMSAHPESIYVDQSPIAASSRSTPATYLGVMDPLRKLFAKTNNVAPGLFSANSAGACEDCQGRGAVITEIAYMDPVTAHCETCDGRRFKDEVLAHTVRGKSIADVLEMSAEDAVAFFEEKTLRDKTRALVEVGLGYLTIGQPLSTLSGGERQRIKLAVQLNRSGSVYVLDEPTTGLHMSDVATLVRLLDTLVDQGNTVVVVEHNLDVVKEADWIIDLGPEGGKGGGEIVFTGTPEELLSATGSGSLTGEHLRRYLGAAGV, encoded by the coding sequence ATGGGCGAATCACACACCATCAGGATCGTCGGCGCACGCGAGCACAACCTCAAGGACGTCTCCCTGGAGATCCCGAAGAACACCCTCACGGTGTTCACCGGCGTCTCGGGATCGGGCAAGTCGTCCCTCGTCTTCGACACCGTCGCCGTGGAGGCGCAGCGGCAGCTTAACGCCACCTACAGCTGGTTCGTACGCAACCAGCTGCCGAAGTACGAGAGGCCGCACGCCGACGTCATCGAGAACCTCTCCGCCCCCGTCGTCGTGGACCAGAAGCCGGTGGGCGGCAACAGCCGTTCGACGGTGGGCACGATGACGGACATCTACTCGGTGATCCGGGCGCTGTTCGCACGCCACGGCACACCGTCGAGCGGCCTCGTCTCCCTGTACTCCTTCAACGACCCCAAGGGCATGTGCCCCGAGTGCGAGGGGCTGGGCAAGGTCCAGCGCATCGACCCCGACCGGGTGGTGGACCGGACGAGGTCCCTGGACGAGGGCGCCATCCTGGTGCCCTGGTACCGGGTGGGCAGCCCCGAATGGCAGCTGTACGCGACCTCGGGGCGGCTCGACCCGGCAAAGACGCTCGCCGACTACACGCCCGAGGAGTGGCACACCCTCCTGCACGGCAGCGGCGGCCCGAAGGTGAAGCTGACGACGAAGAACAGCTCCCTCGACGTGAACTACGAGGGGCTGGTCGACCGCGTCACCCGCCTCAACCTCAAGCGTGACGTCAGCACGATGAGCGAGAAGAACCGCGAGGCCATCTCCGCGTTCATCACCGAGCAGCGGTGCCCGGCCTGCGACGGCGCCCGGCTCGGCCCGGCGGCGCTCGCCACCCGTATCGACGGGCTCTCCATCGCCGACTGGTGCCGGATGGAGATCGGCGACCTCATCGGCGTCATCTCCCGTATCGACGACCCGGTCGCCGCACCGATCGCCGCCGCCGCCCGCGCGGCCCTGGAACGCGTCGCGGAGATCGGCCTCGGCTACCTCAGCCTGGACCGGGCCACCCCCACGCTCTCCGGGGGCGAGGGACAGCGGCTCAAACTGGTCCGCCACCTGGGCAGCACCCTCACCGGTATGACGTACCTCTTCGACGAGCCCAGCACCGGACTGCACCCCCGGGACGTCGGCCGGCTCGGCGACCTGCTGCGGGCCCTGCGCGACCAGGGCAACACGGTCCTCGTTGTCGAGCACGACCCCGACGTGATCGCGATGGCCGACCACATCGTCGATGTGGGCCCGCGCGCCGGGGTGCACGGCGGCGAGATCGTCTTCCAGGGCTCCTACGAGGAGCTGCGCACCGCCGACACTCTCACGGGGCGCGGGCTGCGCGCCGCGGCGCAGCCGCGCACCCGGTTCCGCGAGCCCCGGGGCAAGCTGGCCGTCGAGAACGCCACCGTGCACAACCTCAAGAACGTCTCGGTCACCGTTCCGACGGGTGTCCTCACCGTCGTCACCGGCGTCGCGGGCTCAGGAAAGAGCTCCCTGATCTCCGAGGCGTTCATGAGCGCCCACCCCGAGTCGATCTACGTCGACCAGTCACCGATCGCCGCCTCCTCCCGCTCCACCCCCGCGACGTACCTCGGGGTGATGGACCCGCTGCGGAAGCTGTTCGCCAAGACGAACAACGTGGCCCCCGGCCTGTTCAGCGCCAACTCCGCCGGGGCGTGCGAGGACTGCCAGGGGCGGGGGGCGGTCATCACTGAGATCGCGTACATGGACCCGGTCACCGCACACTGCGAGACGTGCGACGGCCGCCGCTTCAAGGACGAGGTGCTCGCCCACACGGTGCGCGGCAAATCCATCGCGGACGTGCTGGAGATGTCGGCGGAGGACGCCGTCGCCTTCTTCGAGGAGAAGACCCTCAGGGACAAGACCCGGGCCCTTGTCGAGGTCGGTCTCGGCTACCTCACCATCGGCCAGCCGCTCAGCACCCTCTCCGGCGGCGAGCGCCAACGCATCAAGCTGGCAGTGCAGTTGAACCGCTCGGGCAGCGTCTACGTACTCGACGAGCCCACGACGGGCCTGCACATGTCGGACGTGGCCACGCTGGTACGGCTCCTGGACACCCTGGTCGACCAGGGCAACACCGTGGTGGTCGTGGAACACAACCTCGACGTCGTCAAGGAGGCCGACTGGATCATCGACCTGGGCCCCGAGGGCGGCAAGGGCGGCGGCGAGATCGTCTTCACCGGGACGCCGGAGGAGCTCCTGTCCGCGACGGGTTCCGGCTCCCTGACCGGCGAGCACCTGCGGCGCTATCTGGGCGCCGCCGGGGTGTAG